Proteins from one Sulfuriferula thiophila genomic window:
- a CDS encoding LpxL/LpxP family acyltransferase, protein MIASRLGIFILWLIHWLPLALQARIGNALGMLLYHLAAKRRKIGAINLSLCFPEWPQAQRDNVLQRHFQAMTRAAIEHGELWWSDRKRINKIVRIEGLAHFQAEYGQPLILLAPHFIGLDMGGVRISTEYAPLVSMYSRLKNPLFDQLMLHARTRFGQSKLISRHDGVRPLIREMKLGAPLYYLPDQDFGAKDALFVPFFGVPTATVNALPRIAKLAHAKVMPAVTRQLPDGQGYVIQFYPPWDNFPSDDMTADVTRMNAFIEERVREMPEQYFWLHKRFKTRPPGEAKFYP, encoded by the coding sequence ATGATAGCGTCCCGTCTCGGCATTTTCATACTATGGCTGATTCACTGGCTGCCCTTGGCGCTGCAAGCCCGCATAGGCAACGCGTTGGGCATGCTGCTCTACCATCTCGCAGCCAAGCGCCGCAAAATTGGCGCCATTAACCTGTCCCTATGCTTTCCCGAATGGCCGCAGGCGCAGCGTGACAATGTGCTGCAACGCCATTTCCAGGCCATGACCCGCGCCGCAATAGAACACGGCGAATTATGGTGGTCTGACCGCAAACGCATTAACAAGATAGTCAGAATAGAAGGCCTGGCTCACTTTCAGGCTGAATATGGGCAACCACTCATTTTGCTGGCGCCGCATTTCATTGGCCTGGACATGGGTGGCGTACGCATCAGCACTGAATATGCTCCACTGGTATCGATGTATAGCCGGCTTAAAAACCCATTATTCGATCAGCTCATGTTGCATGCTCGCACCCGGTTCGGCCAATCCAAATTAATCTCGCGGCATGACGGTGTACGCCCGCTGATACGCGAAATGAAACTGGGCGCGCCTTTATATTATTTGCCCGATCAGGATTTCGGTGCCAAAGATGCGCTGTTCGTTCCGTTTTTCGGCGTTCCCACCGCGACAGTCAATGCCCTGCCACGCATTGCAAAACTGGCTCATGCCAAGGTCATGCCAGCCGTCACGCGACAATTACCAGATGGTCAGGGCTATGTGATACAGTTTTATCCACCGTGGGATAATTTCCCCAGCGACGACATGACAGCCGATGTCACGCGCATGAATGCGTTTATCGAGGAGCGGGTACGGGAAATGCCGGAACAATATTTCTGGCTGCACAAGCGTTTCAAAACACGCCCTCCCGGTGAAGCCAAATTCTATCCATGA
- the dapF gene encoding diaminopimelate epimerase has product MKLKFTKMHGAGNDFVVIDAISQPVNLSTAQVRWIADRHFGVGCDQLLLVERPTRDDADFRYRIFNADGSEVEQCGNGARCFVRFVHDHGLTQQREIRVETASGLIFPRLEDDGRVTVNMGAPRFEPADIPFVADQRALTYPLEVNGTTVEINALSMGNPHAVQIVDNVDTAPVAETGAVIEHHPRFPKRVNAGFMQIIDRGHIRLRVFERGAGETLACGTGACAAVVAGISRGLLQPKVDVTTHGGILTIEWAGGDNPVWLTGPTVNVFEAELILE; this is encoded by the coding sequence ATGAAATTGAAATTTACTAAAATGCACGGCGCAGGTAATGACTTTGTGGTGATTGATGCTATCTCCCAGCCCGTCAACCTCAGCACTGCACAGGTGCGCTGGATAGCTGACCGCCATTTTGGTGTCGGTTGTGACCAGCTCTTGCTGGTGGAACGCCCTACACGTGACGATGCGGATTTCCGTTATCGCATCTTCAACGCAGACGGCAGCGAGGTTGAACAATGCGGTAATGGCGCGCGCTGCTTTGTGCGTTTTGTTCACGACCACGGTCTGACCCAGCAACGTGAAATTCGTGTTGAAACCGCTTCCGGACTGATCTTCCCGCGACTGGAGGATGATGGCCGCGTCACCGTCAACATGGGTGCACCACGCTTTGAGCCAGCCGACATCCCTTTTGTAGCAGATCAGCGGGCGCTCACTTACCCGCTTGAAGTCAACGGCACTACGGTAGAGATTAACGCACTCTCCATGGGTAACCCGCATGCCGTGCAAATTGTGGATAATGTCGACACCGCTCCTGTTGCAGAGACAGGCGCGGTGATAGAGCATCACCCGCGCTTCCCCAAGCGCGTGAATGCCGGTTTTATGCAAATTATCGACCGTGGGCACATTCGTTTGCGCGTGTTTGAACGCGGTGCCGGCGAAACTTTGGCATGCGGCACGGGAGCATGCGCTGCCGTGGTTGCGGGTATCAGCCGCGGCTTGTTGCAGCCCAAGGTTGATGTCACCACGCATGGCGGTATCCTGACCATAGAATGGGCGGGGGGCGACAATCCTGTCTGGTTAACCGGCCCTACTGTAAACGTATTTGAAGCAGAACTCATACTGGAATAA
- a CDS encoding DUF484 family protein translates to MKSEDISRYLATHPEFFDEHPHLLTDIRVSHPFEGRAISIAERQILNLRDKTTLLETKLAELIKFGEENDAISQKMQHIAVAMMAARDLPTLIHALYLNLREDFAIPHAALRIWQAAGDDIEFSPCSDEVKGWVDNMPHPQCGAYLHPEALTWLGDTSHLRSYAAIPLKNHQVVGVLLLASEDAQRFYPQMGTLYLQRLGELIAAGLQRLLP, encoded by the coding sequence ATGAAATCCGAAGACATTTCGCGTTATCTGGCTACGCACCCAGAATTTTTTGACGAGCATCCGCATTTATTAACGGATATTCGCGTCAGCCATCCCTTTGAAGGTCGGGCGATTTCCATTGCTGAGCGCCAGATATTGAATCTGCGTGACAAAACCACTCTGCTCGAGACCAAGCTGGCAGAGCTGATCAAATTTGGCGAAGAAAACGACGCCATTTCGCAAAAAATGCAGCATATCGCGGTGGCCATGATGGCTGCACGCGATTTGCCCACGCTGATCCATGCACTGTATCTGAATTTGCGCGAAGACTTTGCCATCCCCCACGCAGCACTGAGAATATGGCAAGCAGCTGGCGACGACATTGAGTTTTCCCCCTGCTCCGATGAGGTCAAAGGCTGGGTCGACAACATGCCCCATCCACAATGTGGTGCTTACCTGCACCCCGAGGCACTCACCTGGCTTGGCGACACCAGCCATTTGCGTTCGTATGCCGCTATTCCGCTTAAAAACCATCAGGTGGTTGGCGTACTGTTGCTGGCTTCTGAAGACGCGCAGCGTTTTTACCCGCAAATGGGCACGCTCTACCTGCAACGCCTGGGTGAATTGATTGCTGCGGGGTTGCAACGACTGTTGCCGTGA